A region from the Parabacteroides sp. FAFU027 genome encodes:
- a CDS encoding ferredoxin family protein, producing the protein MAKVKGTVVINTERCKGCNLCVVACPCNVLDLQPKEVNNRGYHYAYMDKPDACIGCAACGYVCPDGCITVYKTKL; encoded by the coding sequence ATGGCTAAAGTAAAAGGGACTGTCGTAATCAATACGGAGCGATGTAAAGGATGCAACCTGTGTGTGGTAGCCTGCCCTTGCAATGTATTGGATCTGCAACCCAAAGAGGTAAACAACAGAGGATATCACTACGCCTACATGGATAAACCCGATGCATGCATCGGCTGTGCAGCCTGTGGCTATGTATGTCCGGACGGATGTATTACCGTTTACAAAACTAAGTTATAA
- a CDS encoding 3-methyl-2-oxobutanoate dehydrogenase subunit VorB produces MKEEIKLMKGNEAIAHAAVRYGADGYFGYPITPQSEILETLMELHPWTSTGMVVLQAESEVAAINMVYGGAGCGKKVMTSSSSPGVSLKQEGISYIAGAELPCLIVNVMRGGPGLGTIQPSQADYFQTVKGGGHGDYKLITLAPASVQEMADHVGLGFELAFKYNTPAMILADGIIGQMMEKVKLPPQHPRLTEEEIEKNTPWATLGKPKGGKQRVITSLELDPAEMERRNLKFQAKFREIEAKEVRYEEISCKDAEYLIVAFGSSARICLKAVELAREEGIKVGLLRPITLWPFPTDAINSYADKVKGMLTVELNAGQMVEDVRLAVNGKIKVEHFGRLGGIVPTPDEVLEALKKMI; encoded by the coding sequence ATGAAGGAAGAAATAAAACTGATGAAAGGTAACGAAGCAATCGCCCACGCCGCAGTACGCTACGGTGCGGATGGATACTTTGGTTACCCGATTACCCCTCAGTCAGAGATACTGGAAACACTGATGGAGCTTCACCCCTGGACATCGACCGGTATGGTTGTATTGCAGGCAGAAAGTGAAGTAGCCGCTATCAATATGGTATATGGCGGTGCGGGTTGTGGAAAGAAAGTAATGACCTCCTCTTCGAGCCCGGGCGTGAGCCTCAAACAAGAAGGAATCTCATATATCGCAGGAGCTGAATTGCCTTGCCTTATCGTAAATGTCATGCGCGGCGGCCCGGGACTGGGTACTATCCAACCGAGTCAGGCAGACTATTTCCAGACGGTAAAAGGCGGAGGTCATGGCGACTATAAACTAATCACCTTGGCTCCTGCATCTGTTCAGGAGATGGCAGATCACGTGGGTTTAGGATTCGAACTGGCATTCAAATACAATACACCGGCCATGATACTGGCTGACGGTATCATTGGCCAAATGATGGAAAAAGTAAAACTCCCCCCCCAACATCCAAGGCTCACCGAAGAGGAAATTGAAAAAAACACACCATGGGCTACTTTAGGAAAACCTAAAGGGGGCAAACAACGCGTAATCACTTCTCTGGAGCTCGACCCGGCAGAGATGGAAAGACGTAACCTGAAATTCCAGGCCAAATTTCGTGAAATTGAGGCTAAAGAGGTGCGCTACGAAGAAATTTCCTGTAAAGATGCTGAATACCTGATCGTTGCATTTGGCTCTAGCGCCCGCATCTGCCTGAAAGCTGTAGAGTTGGCTCGCGAAGAGGGCATCAAAGTCGGACTGCTGCGTCCGATTACCTTATGGCCTTTCCCTACTGATGCCATTAATTCCTACGCAGATAAAGTAAAAGGCATGCTCACTGTCGAACTAAATGCTGGACAAATGGTAGAAGACGTTCGTCTTGCTGTAAATGGTAAAATCAAGGTTGAACACTTTGGCCGTTTAGGCGGGATTGTTCCTACTCCGGATGAAGTTCTGGAGGCATTGAAGAAAATGATTTGA
- a CDS encoding thiamine pyrophosphate-dependent enzyme — MATDIMINPENLVYAKPRLLNDNHMHYCPGCSHGVVHKLLAEVIEEMGLENETIGIAPVGCAVFIYNYIDIDWQEAAHGRAPALATAIKRLNPKKMVFTYQGDGDLAAIGTAETIHACNRGENIAIISINNGIYGMTGGQMAPTTLQGMKSSTCPDGREIELAGYPLKIAEMVALLDGVCYVTRQSVHTVGSVKKAKKAIRKAFENSMQNKGTSMVEIVSTCSSGWKMTPDESNKWMEQNMFPHYPLGDLKDI; from the coding sequence ATGGCAACTGATATAATGATTAATCCAGAGAATCTGGTGTACGCCAAACCCAGATTGCTCAACGACAACCATATGCACTACTGCCCCGGCTGTAGTCACGGGGTTGTACATAAACTCCTTGCCGAAGTAATCGAAGAGATGGGACTCGAAAACGAAACCATCGGGATTGCCCCTGTAGGTTGCGCCGTCTTCATCTACAACTACATCGACATCGACTGGCAGGAAGCTGCCCACGGACGTGCCCCTGCACTGGCAACTGCTATTAAGCGCCTCAATCCAAAGAAAATGGTATTTACCTACCAGGGGGACGGAGACCTTGCGGCTATCGGTACTGCTGAAACCATTCATGCCTGCAACCGTGGAGAAAACATCGCTATCATTTCGATCAACAACGGTATCTACGGTATGACAGGTGGCCAGATGGCGCCAACAACCCTGCAAGGCATGAAATCATCGACCTGTCCCGACGGACGCGAGATTGAGCTGGCCGGCTATCCGCTGAAAATTGCAGAGATGGTCGCTTTGCTTGACGGCGTTTGTTATGTTACCCGCCAGAGTGTGCATACGGTTGGTTCTGTCAAAAAGGCAAAAAAAGCAATCCGCAAAGCATTTGAAAATTCGATGCAAAATAAAGGCACCTCAATGGTAGAGATTGTTTCCACCTGTAGCTCAGGTTGGAAAATGACTCCCGACGAATCAAACAAGTGGATGGAGCAAAACATGTTCCCCCACTACCCTCTCGGTGACCTCAAAGACATTTAA
- a CDS encoding 2-oxoacid:acceptor oxidoreductase family protein: protein MTEELIIAGFGGQGVLSMGKILAYSGLMEGKEVSWMPSYGPEQRGGTANVTVIVSDKRISSPVLNTFDTAIILNQPSMDKFEAMVKPGGILIYDSYGIHKPPTRKDIYVYRIDAMDAASEIDKRGFNMIVLGGFLKLRPIVSLKSVLEGLKKSLPERHHKLLPMNEKAIQVGIELIQLISEPTTK, encoded by the coding sequence ATGACGGAAGAATTAATCATTGCCGGTTTTGGCGGACAAGGTGTACTCTCTATGGGTAAAATCCTCGCCTATTCCGGCCTGATGGAAGGAAAAGAAGTCAGCTGGATGCCATCGTACGGCCCTGAACAACGAGGTGGAACCGCCAACGTAACAGTTATTGTTAGTGATAAAAGAATAAGTTCTCCGGTATTGAACACCTTCGATACAGCCATTATTCTCAATCAACCTTCAATGGATAAATTCGAAGCAATGGTAAAACCGGGCGGCATCCTGATCTACGACAGCTACGGCATTCATAAGCCGCCAACACGCAAAGATATCTACGTTTATAGAATTGACGCCATGGATGCGGCTTCAGAAATTGATAAACGGGGATTCAACATGATTGTACTCGGTGGATTCCTTAAACTTCGCCCCATAGTCTCTCTGAAGAGTGTATTGGAAGGATTGAAAAAATCTCTGCCCGAACGCCACCATAAATTGTTGCCAATGAATGAAAAAGCCATTCAGGTAGGCATCGAGCTAATTCAGCTAATTTCGGAACCAACCACGAAATAA
- the purH gene encoding bifunctional phosphoribosylaminoimidazolecarboxamide formyltransferase/IMP cyclohydrolase, with product MSENKKIKTALVSVYHKDGLDEIITRLHNDGVKFISTGGTQEFIESLGFPCEAVEDLTGYPSILGGRVKTLHPKVFGGILCRRQLAGDLQQIEQYEIPEIDLVIVDLYPFEETVASGAEDQAIIEKIDIGGISLIRAAAKNHKDVVIIASKAQYTPFLELLQEKGSATSLEDRRWFAKEAFAVSSGYDSAIFNYFDENEGSYFRSTVDSAKVLRYGENPHQKGLFYGKFEEMFEQLQGKEISYNNLLDIDAAVTLISEFSDLTFAILKHNNACGLASRPVMLDAWKDALAGDPVSAFGGILVTNGVVDKATAEEINKLFFEVIIAPDYDMDALEILTSKKNRIILVQKQPVSGGKMFRSLLNGVLVQDKDTKVETAEELKVVTNKAVNAEEIEDLLFANKIVKNSKSNAIVLAKNKQLIASGVGQTSRVDALRHAIEKAGSFEFDLSGSVMASDAFFPFADCVEIANKAGVTAVIQPGGSVRDQDSVDYCNANGMAMVTTGFRHFKH from the coding sequence ATGTCGGAAAACAAGAAGATTAAAACGGCTTTAGTTTCTGTTTATCACAAAGATGGATTGGACGAAATCATCACTAGGTTACACAACGACGGGGTAAAATTTATCTCTACCGGAGGAACTCAGGAATTCATTGAGTCACTGGGCTTTCCCTGTGAAGCGGTGGAAGATTTGACTGGTTATCCTTCTATTTTGGGCGGTCGCGTAAAAACGTTGCACCCAAAAGTATTCGGAGGTATCCTTTGTCGTCGCCAACTGGCAGGTGACCTGCAACAAATCGAGCAATACGAAATCCCTGAAATTGACCTCGTAATCGTTGACCTCTATCCATTTGAAGAGACTGTAGCTTCCGGCGCTGAAGATCAGGCTATTATTGAAAAAATTGATATTGGCGGCATCTCATTGATTCGTGCTGCTGCTAAAAACCATAAAGACGTTGTTATCATTGCGTCTAAAGCTCAATATACTCCATTCCTGGAACTGCTTCAGGAAAAAGGATCAGCAACTTCACTCGAAGACCGTCGCTGGTTTGCCAAAGAAGCATTCGCTGTTTCTTCTGGTTACGACTCAGCCATCTTCAACTACTTCGACGAAAACGAAGGCAGCTACTTCCGTAGCACTGTGGACAGCGCTAAAGTGCTTCGTTACGGAGAAAATCCTCACCAAAAAGGTCTTTTCTACGGCAAATTCGAAGAGATGTTCGAACAGCTTCAGGGAAAAGAGATTTCATACAACAATCTGCTTGACATTGACGCAGCGGTTACTTTGATCAGCGAATTCAGCGACCTGACTTTCGCTATACTGAAACACAACAACGCTTGCGGTCTGGCTTCACGTCCGGTAATGCTGGATGCATGGAAAGACGCATTGGCTGGTGACCCGGTTTCAGCATTCGGAGGTATCCTTGTTACCAACGGTGTTGTGGACAAAGCTACTGCTGAGGAAATCAACAAACTTTTCTTCGAAGTAATCATTGCTCCGGATTACGACATGGATGCATTGGAGATCCTGACTTCTAAGAAAAACCGTATCATCCTGGTTCAGAAACAACCGGTAAGTGGAGGTAAAATGTTCCGCTCCCTGTTGAATGGCGTGTTGGTACAGGATAAAGACACCAAAGTTGAAACAGCAGAAGAACTGAAAGTTGTAACAAACAAAGCAGTTAACGCTGAAGAAATCGAAGATCTGCTGTTTGCCAACAAAATCGTAAAAAACAGCAAATCGAACGCTATCGTATTGGCTAAAAACAAACAGCTTATCGCCAGCGGTGTAGGTCAGACTTCACGTGTGGACGCTTTACGCCACGCTATCGAGAAAGCCGGCTCATTCGAATTTGACCTGAGCGGTTCAGTTATGGCTTCCGATGCATTCTTCCCATTCGCTGACTGCGTAGAGATTGCAAACAAAGCAGGAGTTACTGCTGTAATCCAACCGGGTGGTTCGGTAAGAGACCAGGATTCTGTTGACTATTGTAATGCTAACGGCATGGCAATGGTGACAACTGGGTTCCGTCACTTCAAACACTAA
- a CDS encoding rod shape-determining protein, with product MGLFSLTHEIAMDLGTANTIIIHNGNIVVDEPSVVALDRRTDKLLAVGEQARQMHGKTHENIRTIRPLRDGVIADFYACEQMMRGMIKMAMPKNSWFSSSLRMVISIPSGSTEVEIRAVRDSAEHAGGRDVYLIYEPMAAAIGIGLDVEAPEGNMVVDIGGGSTEIAVISLGGIVSNKSIRIAGDDLTADIQEYMRRQHNIRVGERTAELIKINAGSALTELENPPEDYIVRGPNQMTALPMEVPVSYQEIAHCIEKSISKIETAVLAALEQTPPELYADIVKNGIWLAGGGALLRGLDKRLTDKINIKFHIADEPLLAVAKGTGVALKNIDKFSFLIR from the coding sequence ATGGGATTATTTTCTTTAACTCATGAAATAGCCATGGACCTCGGTACCGCAAATACTATCATTATTCATAATGGTAATATTGTGGTGGACGAGCCTTCGGTTGTAGCACTTGACCGCCGCACCGACAAACTGCTGGCCGTTGGAGAACAGGCTCGTCAGATGCATGGTAAAACTCACGAAAATATCCGTACCATCCGTCCTCTCCGTGATGGAGTAATCGCAGACTTCTACGCCTGCGAGCAGATGATGCGCGGTATGATCAAAATGGCAATGCCTAAAAACAGCTGGTTCTCTTCATCACTTCGCATGGTAATCAGTATTCCTTCAGGTAGTACTGAGGTGGAAATCCGTGCTGTACGTGACTCTGCAGAACACGCAGGAGGCCGCGATGTATATTTGATCTACGAACCTATGGCTGCTGCTATCGGTATCGGCCTGGACGTAGAAGCTCCGGAAGGTAACATGGTGGTGGACATCGGTGGTGGTTCTACCGAAATTGCCGTTATCTCATTGGGTGGTATCGTTTCAAATAAATCAATCCGTATTGCCGGTGATGATTTGACAGCCGATATCCAGGAATATATGCGTCGCCAACACAATATCCGTGTGGGTGAACGTACTGCAGAGTTGATTAAAATCAATGCAGGTTCAGCTCTGACCGAGCTGGAGAATCCACCGGAAGATTATATCGTACGCGGTCCTAACCAAATGACTGCTCTTCCAATGGAAGTCCCGGTATCTTATCAGGAAATTGCTCATTGTATCGAAAAGTCGATCTCTAAAATTGAAACGGCTGTGTTGGCAGCTCTTGAGCAAACTCCTCCCGAACTTTATGCCGATATTGTCAAAAATGGTATATGGTTAGCTGGTGGTGGCGCATTGCTGAGAGGGTTGGACAAACGTTTGACCGACAAGATCAACATCAAGTTTCACATTGCCGACGAGCCTCTTCTAGCCGTTGCTAAAGGAACCGGCGTTGCACTTAAGAATATCGATAAATTCTCTTTCTTAATTCGTTAA
- the mreC gene encoding rod shape-determining protein MreC, translated as MRNLIQFLVKHSNWIVLLIYTILGFVLLFNFNIYHRSVYLGSGNKLAGDVYAVSSSVTGYFNLKQTNGELLEQNSRLEMEVLQLKDQLKIINAGKLSNDSVHNRLFQRFGFITAQVINNSVNHTQNYITLNRGELDGIKTEMGVVDQNGVIGKVVDVSDHYAVVISLLNPKLKLSAKIQRTQYFGSVNWDGANPEYAQLLELPSHVEYKKGDTLVTSGFSGTFPEGIMIGTIETNKPKNSGEMRPIRIKLSTRFSRLSNVRVITNKLINEQQELENKVQQL; from the coding sequence ATGCGAAATCTGATTCAATTTCTGGTCAAACACAGTAACTGGATAGTGCTGCTTATTTACACTATTCTTGGGTTTGTCCTGCTCTTCAATTTCAACATTTACCACCGCAGTGTCTATCTGGGCTCCGGAAATAAACTGGCAGGAGATGTTTATGCTGTTTCGAGCAGCGTAACCGGCTATTTCAATCTCAAACAAACCAATGGCGAGTTATTGGAACAAAATAGCCGTCTCGAAATGGAGGTATTGCAACTGAAGGACCAACTCAAAATCATCAACGCAGGCAAATTGAGTAACGATTCAGTCCACAACAGGCTGTTTCAACGTTTTGGATTTATTACCGCACAAGTCATCAATAACAGTGTGAATCATACTCAGAACTATATCACGTTAAATAGAGGCGAACTTGATGGTATCAAAACAGAGATGGGAGTTGTAGACCAGAATGGCGTGATCGGAAAAGTGGTCGATGTATCAGACCATTATGCTGTAGTGATCTCTCTTTTGAATCCAAAACTCAAGCTGAGTGCAAAAATCCAGCGAACACAGTATTTCGGTTCCGTCAACTGGGATGGCGCAAATCCGGAATATGCACAGCTGCTTGAACTTCCAAGCCACGTTGAATACAAGAAAGGCGACACCCTTGTAACCAGTGGGTTCTCCGGAACTTTCCCCGAAGGCATCATGATTGGAACCATTGAGACCAACAAGCCTAAAAACAGTGGAGAAATGCGCCCTATCAGAATAAAACTGAGCACAAGATTCAGTCGATTAAGTAACGTGCGCGTGATAACGAATAAGCTTATTAACGAACAACAGGAACTGGAAAACAAAGTCCAACAGCTATGA
- the mreD gene encoding rod shape-determining protein MreD, whose translation MISTILRYTFSFLALILVQVMILNNFQILGLATAYLYIYFIITLPANTKRSLVYTLGFIMGLLVDIFCNTPGMHTLAVLFTAALRQPVLVLYFNREELESSIPNARYLGMWRFIRYAVTLVIIHHVFLFLIEAFALFNPIMMLEKIGACTLFTTLLIFVVENIKTSRQ comes from the coding sequence ATGATAAGTACAATCCTGAGATATACATTTTCATTTCTGGCACTTATTCTTGTGCAAGTAATGATTCTGAACAATTTCCAGATACTAGGATTGGCAACAGCCTATCTTTATATCTATTTCATAATTACATTACCTGCAAATACAAAGAGAAGCCTTGTCTATACGCTCGGATTTATAATGGGCCTTTTAGTGGATATCTTTTGCAACACACCGGGTATGCATACTCTTGCGGTACTTTTCACAGCAGCCCTGCGCCAACCGGTACTGGTTCTTTACTTTAACCGTGAGGAGCTGGAATCAAGCATCCCCAATGCCCGTTATCTGGGTATGTGGCGTTTTATACGATATGCCGTGACACTTGTTATCATTCACCATGTTTTTCTTTTCCTGATTGAGGCTTTTGCGCTCTTCAATCCAATAATGATGCTTGAAAAAATCGGTGCATGTACATTGTTTACGACTTTGCTCATATTTGTTGTCGAAAATATTAAAACCTCCAGACAGTGA